TATAAATTCTGCCATAGAAGCTGCTAGGGCTGGAGAATTAGGGCGTGGCTTTGGTGTTGTAGCAGAAGAAATTAGAACTATGGCTGATTCATCAGAAAAATCAGTAGAAGAGATACAACAGGTGATATTAGACATTCAAAATAACATGGATGGAGTTCAAAAGGGAATAAATATTGCCTCAGATGTTGCCCATAAACAAGCGGAAGCTACAGAACGGGCTAGTATTTTGTTGAAAAAATTATCAAGTATTTCCAGAGAAATAAAAGAGTTTGCCGAAGAATTAGTTTCTCTGTAATTTCCTTTGTTTTTGTATATTAGAAATAGAAATTGTGTAAAACTAACAATATAAAATAAAGGAGGTAATATTATGAAGAGGTTTTTTTGGCTTTGTGTTACCTTGATTATATTGTTAGTTTTTACAGGTTGTGGGAGAAGTAGTACTGGAAAGTACAAAGATGGAGTTTATAATGGAATAGCTCAAGGTTATGGAGGGGAGATAGAAGTACAAGTAACGATAAATGGGGGAAAAATTACTGATATTCAAATTGTAAGGGAACAAGAAACACCTGGGATTTCTGATACTGCTAAAGTGCAAACAATAGAAAGGATTATTCAAAAGGGAAGTACAGATATAGATTTGGTTTCTGGAGCAACAGCTACCAGTAAAGGAATTAGGGATGCCGTTGAAAATGCATTACAACAAGGGAAATAACACCAAAGCAAGATTATAGTGTTTTAATACACTAAATCTTGCTT
This sequence is a window from Anaerobranca gottschalkii DSM 13577. Protein-coding genes within it:
- a CDS encoding FMN-binding protein; this encodes MKRFFWLCVTLIILLVFTGCGRSSTGKYKDGVYNGIAQGYGGEIEVQVTINGGKITDIQIVREQETPGISDTAKVQTIERIIQKGSTDIDLVSGATATSKGIRDAVENALQQGK